In Pseudomonas sp. GCEP-101, one DNA window encodes the following:
- a CDS encoding helix-turn-helix domain-containing protein codes for MGLSLSTELPAVEFDTTPGTPEDPIGERVASNLLRLRAKRNLSLDGLARLCGVSRTMLAQIESGRSVPSIKVLCKIAQGLKVSVAAFLDDRAFDGVAVLPARDSKRLVSGDGAFVSRALFPFDVSRQVEFYELRLKGLATEQSTGHAPGTQENLVVAQGVLEISVNEERFLLGTGDSILFYADQPHSYRNPADSEAVAYLVTTYAERLD; via the coding sequence ATGGGCCTGTCGCTTTCCACGGAGCTGCCGGCCGTGGAGTTCGACACGACTCCCGGCACTCCCGAAGACCCCATCGGCGAGCGCGTGGCCAGCAACCTGCTGCGCCTGCGCGCCAAGCGCAACCTGTCCCTCGACGGCCTCGCCCGCCTCTGCGGCGTGAGCCGCACCATGCTCGCGCAGATCGAGTCCGGCCGCAGCGTGCCGTCGATCAAGGTGCTCTGCAAGATCGCCCAGGGCCTGAAGGTCTCGGTCGCCGCCTTCCTCGACGACCGCGCCTTCGACGGCGTGGCGGTGCTGCCTGCCCGCGACAGCAAACGCCTGGTCAGCGGCGATGGCGCCTTCGTCAGCCGCGCGCTGTTCCCCTTCGACGTCTCGCGCCAGGTGGAATTCTACGAACTGCGCCTGAAGGGCCTGGCCACCGAACAGTCCACCGGCCACGCGCCCGGCACCCAGGAAAACCTGGTAGTCGCCCAGGGCGTGCTGGAAATCAGCGTCAACGAAGAACGCTTCCTCCTCGGCACCGGCGACTCCATCCTGTTCTACGCCGACCAGCCGCACAGCTACCGCAACCCGGCGGACAGCGAAGCGGTGGCGTACCTGGTGACGACGTACGCGGAGCGGTTGGACTGA
- a CDS encoding DUF3574 domain-containing protein encodes MRAKTLWRNGAVAVLLAALVALWLNEEAASASGEAGSRRMLRTELYLEAVELSQWEDFLAREVTPRFPDGLSWLDLHGQWRGPSGGPEKLPSRLLILIHADNPYTRQALAQIGADFKKRFGTAVLQVSSPVRARDPDWTPQRLDNPQLSR; translated from the coding sequence ATGCGCGCGAAAACGCTCTGGCGCAACGGCGCCGTGGCCGTGTTGCTGGCGGCCCTGGTCGCGCTGTGGCTGAACGAGGAGGCGGCCAGTGCCAGCGGTGAAGCCGGCAGCCGGCGCATGCTGCGTACCGAGTTGTACCTGGAGGCGGTGGAACTGTCGCAGTGGGAGGACTTCCTTGCCCGCGAGGTGACGCCGCGCTTCCCCGATGGCCTCAGCTGGCTCGACCTGCATGGCCAGTGGCGCGGGCCCAGCGGCGGGCCGGAGAAGCTGCCGTCGCGCCTGCTCATCCTCATCCACGCCGACAACCCCTACACCCGCCAGGCGCTGGCGCAGATCGGCGCGGACTTCAAGAAACGCTTCGGCACAGCAGTGCTGCAGGTCAGCAGCCCGGTTCGCGCCCGCGACCCGGACTGGACGCCGCAGCGCCTGGATAACCCTCAGCTGTCGCGCTGA
- a CDS encoding DUF3574 domain-containing protein: protein MLRHLLAASLALALFGCATPPAPSVHTTDPSSSTLQGDPTRPAQAQWLRTELYFALGQENGKDRISEQRWRQFLDQEVTPRFPDGFTAYDAYGQWRDHGAPTPERLSTKVIVILHEDSAARGKDIEAIRLAWKRITGDLSVLRLSQPAQVSF, encoded by the coding sequence ATGCTCCGCCATCTGCTCGCCGCCAGCCTCGCCCTGGCGCTGTTCGGCTGCGCCACCCCGCCCGCTCCGTCCGTCCATACCACCGATCCCAGCAGTTCGACCCTCCAGGGCGACCCCACCCGGCCGGCGCAGGCGCAATGGCTGCGCACCGAGCTGTATTTCGCGCTGGGCCAGGAGAACGGCAAGGACAGGATCAGCGAGCAACGCTGGCGGCAGTTCCTCGATCAGGAAGTGACGCCGCGTTTCCCGGACGGCTTCACCGCCTACGACGCCTACGGCCAGTGGCGCGACCACGGCGCACCGACGCCGGAGCGGCTGAGCACCAAGGTGATCGTGATCCTGCACGAAGACAGCGCGGCGCGCGGCAAGGACATCGAGGCGATCCGCCTGGCGTGGAAGCGCATCACCGGCGACCTTTCCGTGCTGCGGCTGTCGCAACCGGCGCAGGTTTCGTTCTGA
- the pnuC gene encoding nicotinamide riboside transporter PnuC produces the protein MSALEIVAVIVNVLGVWLTARRIRWCWPVNVVAVLLYAWIFFSVKLYSDMLLQLVFVVLQFYGWWQWSQGGSDHGKVRVERLPLATALSSCLAGAVGALALGWAMHTHTDAALPWLDAALTAFSLVASFWAARKYVASWWLWIILDVVYTGVFLYKALYLTAGLYAGFVVLAIYGLLAWQRELHDEPPALAAGHS, from the coding sequence ATGTCTGCTCTGGAAATCGTCGCGGTGATCGTCAATGTGCTCGGCGTCTGGCTCACCGCCCGGCGCATCCGCTGGTGCTGGCCGGTGAACGTGGTGGCGGTGCTGCTGTACGCCTGGATCTTCTTCAGCGTGAAGCTGTATTCCGACATGCTCCTGCAACTGGTCTTCGTCGTGCTGCAGTTCTACGGCTGGTGGCAATGGAGCCAGGGCGGCAGCGACCACGGCAAGGTGCGCGTCGAACGCCTGCCGCTGGCCACCGCCCTCTCCAGCTGCCTGGCCGGCGCCGTCGGCGCACTCGCCCTGGGCTGGGCGATGCACACCCATACCGACGCCGCCCTGCCCTGGCTGGACGCGGCGCTGACCGCCTTCAGCCTGGTGGCGAGCTTCTGGGCCGCGCGCAAGTACGTCGCCAGCTGGTGGCTGTGGATCATCCTCGACGTCGTCTACACCGGGGTGTTCCTCTACAAGGCGCTGTACCTCACCGCCGGGCTCTACGCCGGCTTCGTGGTACTGGCGATCTACGGCCTGCTGGCCTGGCAGCGCGAACTGCATGACGAACCGCCGGCTCTCGCCGCCGGCCATTCCTGA
- a CDS encoding APC family permease, with amino-acid sequence MADNFAADKPAGPRRHLGAVHALLLTLGMVITSDILKTAPTVALNVGQEYFYGVWVLGGLLSMVGALCYVEMASAFAHPGGDYHFLERAYGQRVGFLFAWSRFAILHTGWIALMAFLFADHFSALLGLGQLGNVLLAGALVAALVALNLIGWRVSLGTQAGLVALVATGFLGIVGAGLWLEWRGFVPLPVAPVEPEQVGVAGFSAALIYVFLAFGGWSDAATLSAELRDNRRGIFTAMLGALTALLLIYLALNWAFIRGLGFDGLAASGAPALELLGLAFGAPGIGLIMAVVVVSAVASINSTLIVGSRTTFAAARDVPALGVLGRWDVRHGVPRAALLAEGVVALLLIAVGGWSGHGFNTMVEYMTPVYWLFLSLSSMALIVLRRRHPDVPRPIRVPLYPWLPLGFLAVCLYMLYSSVAYVGWGALLGVAVLALGAVLQLILRPRAVPVEGWTEEGA; translated from the coding sequence ATGGCTGACAACTTCGCCGCTGACAAGCCGGCCGGCCCGCGCCGGCACCTGGGCGCGGTCCACGCGCTGCTGCTGACGCTGGGCATGGTGATCACCAGTGACATCCTGAAAACCGCGCCCACCGTGGCGCTCAACGTCGGGCAGGAATACTTCTACGGGGTGTGGGTGCTTGGCGGCCTGCTGTCCATGGTCGGTGCGCTGTGCTACGTGGAGATGGCCTCGGCCTTCGCCCATCCCGGCGGCGACTACCACTTCCTCGAACGTGCCTATGGCCAGCGGGTGGGCTTCCTCTTTGCCTGGTCGCGCTTCGCCATCCTGCACACCGGCTGGATCGCCTTGATGGCCTTCCTCTTCGCCGACCATTTCAGCGCCCTGCTTGGCCTCGGCCAGCTCGGCAACGTGCTGCTGGCGGGCGCGCTGGTCGCCGCACTGGTGGCGCTCAACCTGATCGGCTGGCGGGTCAGCCTCGGCACCCAGGCCGGCCTGGTCGCCCTGGTGGCCACCGGTTTCCTCGGCATCGTCGGTGCCGGGCTGTGGCTGGAGTGGCGCGGCTTCGTGCCGCTCCCCGTGGCGCCGGTGGAGCCGGAGCAGGTGGGCGTCGCCGGTTTCTCCGCCGCGCTGATCTACGTGTTCCTCGCCTTCGGCGGCTGGAGCGATGCCGCGACCCTGTCGGCGGAGCTGCGTGACAACCGCCGGGGCATCTTCACCGCCATGCTCGGTGCGCTGACCGCCTTGCTACTGATCTACCTGGCGCTGAACTGGGCCTTCATCCGCGGCCTGGGCTTCGACGGCCTGGCCGCCAGCGGCGCGCCGGCGCTGGAGCTGCTGGGGTTGGCCTTTGGCGCACCGGGCATCGGCCTGATCATGGCGGTGGTGGTGGTGTCCGCCGTCGCCAGCATCAACTCCACGCTGATCGTCGGCAGTCGCACCACCTTTGCTGCCGCGCGCGACGTTCCCGCCCTCGGCGTGCTCGGCCGCTGGGACGTGCGCCACGGCGTGCCGCGCGCCGCGTTGCTGGCCGAAGGCGTGGTGGCGCTGCTGCTGATCGCGGTCGGCGGCTGGAGCGGCCACGGCTTCAACACCATGGTCGAATACATGACCCCGGTGTACTGGCTGTTCCTCAGCCTGAGCAGCATGGCGCTGATCGTCCTGCGCCGCCGCCACCCGGACGTGCCCCGGCCGATCCGCGTGCCGCTCTACCCATGGCTGCCGCTGGGCTTCCTCGCGGTGTGCCTGTACATGCTGTATTCCAGCGTCGCCTATGTGGGTTGGGGCGCGCTGCTGGGCGTGGCGGTGCTGGCGCTCGGCGCCGTGCTGCAGCTGATTCTGCGACCGCGGGCGGTGCCTGTCGAAGGCTGGACGGAGGAGGGCGCCTGA
- the speE gene encoding polyamine aminopropyltransferase has protein sequence MFRESLHDGYAQALTVDEPIYQGHTGQQEVQVFRNRRFGRVLTLDGVVQTTEADEFVYHEMLAHVPILAHGAVRRVLVIGVGDGGILREIVRHAGIEEIVAVEIDPQVVALCRDLLPLHSAGALDDPRLTLIYADGLEYLAQSRETFDLILCDSTDPGGPAASLFSDAFYRNCQQRLGTGGILATQNGVPFLQPEELGGTARRLADNFADWGFFHAAVPTYIGGSMAFGWASNSEKVRRTDLDTLRQRFAKSALVTRYYTPEVHQAAFALPRYMLDLIEAGLQRDS, from the coding sequence ATGTTCCGCGAGTCGCTGCATGACGGTTACGCGCAGGCGCTGACCGTCGACGAGCCGATCTACCAGGGCCACACCGGCCAGCAGGAAGTACAGGTATTCCGCAACCGCCGATTCGGCCGCGTGCTGACGCTGGACGGCGTGGTGCAGACCACCGAGGCCGACGAGTTCGTCTACCACGAGATGCTCGCCCATGTGCCGATCCTCGCCCATGGCGCGGTGCGCCGCGTGCTGGTGATCGGCGTGGGCGACGGTGGCATCCTGCGGGAAATCGTCCGCCATGCCGGCATCGAGGAGATCGTCGCGGTGGAGATCGACCCGCAGGTGGTCGCGCTGTGCCGCGACCTGCTGCCGCTGCACTCGGCCGGCGCGCTGGACGACCCACGCCTCACGCTGATCTACGCCGATGGCCTGGAGTACCTGGCGCAGAGCCGCGAGACCTTCGACCTGATCCTCTGCGATTCCACCGACCCGGGCGGCCCGGCGGCCAGCCTGTTCAGCGACGCCTTCTACCGCAATTGCCAACAGCGCCTGGGCACCGGCGGTATCCTCGCCACGCAGAACGGCGTGCCCTTCCTCCAGCCGGAGGAACTGGGCGGCACGGCGCGGCGGCTGGCGGACAACTTCGCCGACTGGGGCTTCTTCCATGCCGCGGTGCCGACCTACATCGGTGGCAGCATGGCCTTCGGCTGGGCCTCCAACAGCGAGAAAGTGCGGCGCACCGATCTGGATACGCTGCGCCAGCGCTTCGCGAAAAGCGCCCTGGTGACCCGTTACTACACGCCCGAGGTGCACCAGGCCGCGTTCGCCCTGCCGCGCTACATGCTCGACCTGATCGAGGCGGGGCTTCAGCGCGACAGCTGA
- a CDS encoding UTRA domain-containing protein — MLYQAIPPHYARIRDQLAADIAQRRFLAGQKLPPERDLAERFDCTRVTLRQALQQLETEGLIYRENRRGWYLSPPRIDYDPTRLVSFMDYVRLQGREPLTECLSAERRRAGAWLAARMNLPSPDEPVFRLHRRRLIDGRPVLVEINTLLASWCPDLLDARLDRSLTTVLRERFGKVQTRCTLNLRLGTVNDDHAELLQLASGASNLVLERLNYAEDGLLVEFDQEFWRPDAVSVAVQADFPSRPL, encoded by the coding sequence ATGCTCTACCAGGCCATCCCGCCGCACTACGCGCGCATCCGCGACCAACTGGCCGCGGACATCGCCCAGAGGCGCTTCCTCGCCGGACAGAAGCTGCCGCCCGAGCGCGACCTCGCCGAGCGCTTCGACTGCACCCGCGTCACCCTGCGCCAGGCCCTGCAACAGCTGGAAACCGAGGGGCTGATCTACCGCGAGAACCGCCGCGGCTGGTACCTCAGCCCGCCGCGTATCGACTATGACCCGACGCGTCTGGTCAGCTTCATGGACTACGTGCGCCTGCAGGGCCGCGAGCCGCTCACCGAATGCCTGAGCGCCGAGCGCCGCCGGGCCGGTGCCTGGCTCGCGGCGCGGATGAACCTGCCGTCCCCGGACGAGCCGGTCTTCCGTCTGCACCGCCGGCGCCTGATCGACGGCCGCCCGGTGCTGGTGGAAATCAACACCCTGCTCGCCAGCTGGTGCCCGGACCTGCTCGATGCGCGCCTGGATCGCTCGCTGACCACCGTGCTGCGCGAACGCTTCGGCAAGGTGCAGACGCGCTGCACGCTGAACCTGCGCCTGGGCACGGTGAACGACGACCACGCCGAGCTGCTGCAACTCGCCTCCGGCGCGAGCAACCTCGTGCTGGAACGGCTCAACTACGCCGAGGATGGATTGCTGGTGGAATTCGACCAGGAATTCTGGCGGCCGGACGCGGTGTCCGTGGCCGTGCAGGCGGACTTCCCGTCACGGCCGTTATAG